CAAACCATTTCTATAGCAGCCTTACATTTAGCATTCAGATACAACAGTTGCCATCCAAATACCAGCACTAATAGCACagcaaaattactttgaaacGAGTCATAATTAACCATGCTTATACGAAGCTTCAGTGAGAAAATAATACCAAGAAAACATAttacactattttttaaaaaaaaaaacaaaaccaaacacatccTGTACCATCACTAGATTACAGAAAGAACACACTTTGCAAACAAATCCAATGCACACTGCTTCACAAAATCCCCCATCTATAGAAACTTTCCAGATTTACTCTGGGGAATTGGTTCAGATGCCAGTAACACTGACCAACCTTCTGCCCTTTGTCTTCAGAAGGCAAAACAAGccaaataaacatattttcagaATAGAGAACTTCCTGTTATGAGCTTTATTTCAGATTAGTATTTGCTAGCAACCACCACACTCCAGAGGAAATGATTAAGGGACAGTCAAGGgccttacattaaaaaaaaattaaaaaaaatttctattttgaCTGATGCTGTTTGTAGTACAGACTTCCAAACAATGTAGTGCATTCCAGGATAAtgacatgaaaatgttttgaaataaagcagGGGCTACGACAGATCCTGGACTGTGAGTTTCTTAAATTACCATGAGTTAGTTGAAAGTTGTTTGTGGATGTGAGAAATTGATAACAAATTTATGGACATGTTCTGTGCAAGCAAGCATTAAGACTTCCTTCCGCCAATGCTAGATTAAAATACCAGCCTGCGTCTGCACCTTAGGCTTCAAGAGTCACACTGAGAATGAAATCTGAGCTCCCCTAAAATGCCTCCCCCTCCAGTGGCAAAAGAAGTCAAGAATGGATTACGTAAGGTGCAAACAGCCACCATGGAgttcaaaaagcttttctgttttgcctgctTGCAGAGAAACGTTGACTGCAAATTCCAGATAGATACGCATGCCAAAAACTGCAAAACTAAAGGAAATGGGAAAGTTAAAAATAGTTCTGCCAAGCGAGAGACTGAGTTTGAGGGATAAAATGAAACTGTGGAGCTTCAAGTAGGCAATTACATGATGTGAAAACCCCGTATTTGATTAAGAAAATACCCTGCCTAGATTCCTGGAATCACATGATATCAAAAGCTAAGCACCTGTGTAAGAAAATCACTTCTGTATCCGAggtgtggaaaaggaaaaaaaaaaacccaacgtaAGAAAGAGTCTTAATaggcaaggaaataaaaatgcctgGTAAAGTTTCTATAAAACGCTAAACTGGCTCTACAAACAGTTTAGTTTAATTTCAAGAGACCAGGACTTTCAGGATGTCAAGCTGTTTAGGAGTGGGAAGAGTGTGCACTTTTATTATGAAAAGTCTAAGGTAACAAGTGAAATGTAGAAATGAAACTCTTGTAACTTTTACGGTCTAAAAACCATAGAACATTTTCTGACAAGAGTTTCAGCTCAGCGAGCTCTGAAAACATTGTGCACCTGGCCACAAATGCCactgcctgggcacactgcgAAGGATGCTGATGCGGTCCATTGCAACTCTTTGCCCAGTATTCAGATACGGTTGTTATTATCCAAACACTGGCACTGATAGAGAATTCTTTAGAGAGACAAATAGCTCCCAGTTTGCCACACATACATCCAGCTGCGATAGGAATACATCAGAACAGAAGAGGATGCTGATTTACCATCACTAAAGAATTCAGAGCATGATTCAATTTGTAGTGTCAGGAAATCCACTGTACGTTGTTTCACAATTTGATGGATTTACAAAATTTAGACCCTATCACCTTCCTAGAAAAACCTTGTTGTCACtgatatttgaaaacaaaaataatcacattTACCAAACGCACTTGCAAACCTCTGTGCCACAGCTCGGATTTTGTACTCCATTGTGCAAAAAACAGAGGCTTTCCATTGCCCACATTAAGTCTCtgatggggagaaaaaggaaatataagCACCAATACATAAGTTAGGCGCACCAAAATATTCACTGGAGGATAAAGCCAGGATGTGGTGGAAGGCGAGGTGGTCTttggggaagagctggaggaTACTGTGGTACAAACTGAGATGGGTATCCTGGCTGTGGCATTGGACTTGCAGACTGAACTCCTGGTcgaggggggagaggaggataCGGAGCACCTGGATAAGAAAGAGCCGGTCCTGAACTCATGGCTGCAGTAAACGGAGTAGGAAAGCGTCCTGCTGGGACTGAAGAAGGTGGAGGGGGTGGTATTCGTCGGGGCACAACTGAAGGAGGAGTGTTTGCATCCGAAGTGTAGGAATCTTGAGGTGCTGGTGTTGTCTCAGGTGCTCTCGGCTGAGCCTGCAGCTGAACCTGCGGAAGTCTCTGTCCCTTCAGCACCATTTCTTGGAGCTTCTCAATTTTTACACGTCGCAGGTGAGCCAGTTTACGCTTGCTCTGATACTCATCAATGAAGGAATCCAGTGGTATTTCACCATCAAGAAATTTTTCTGCCATATTCTGTCAAATACAGAACAATCTCTCAGAAAACTGCATACTGCAAGAGAATCTAAATGGCTTATATCCTCAAAATAGCATAATTTTGCCTGTGATTTTCCAGCTAGCATATGGAAGATGACTGGCATACCAAGAATTCTGAGCAGAATTTTGAATTAGTTATTACTCAGAAGCACTGAGAGTTAAATaccatttttgtttaaatttataCTGAAGCAACAGCAGTAAGAACATCTGAATCTAGCTCTGAACGCTCCCCTGATCATCAGAGATGGGAACAGATGAAGTTCAACAGCTTTCCAGATTGCCAGCTAAGCTGAATTATAGCTCAGTACTGCTTGCAATGCCAACAGAAACTACAAGCCTCAGTACAGAGAGGCAGATTATTGCTAAGCCAGGTTTAATACTCACGCTTACTTGTGGCCTTGGGTAAATGATGTTTAATAATTAAGAGAGGTAACCATACATATAATCACAAAATTCAACTTGTCCTGGGAATGTCTTTTGGTGATCACAATTCAGGGCCAATAAGCAGATTTTCCCCCTGATGCTAACATGCTATGTAGTTATACAGGATGTCCTACAGGCAAATcagcaagcaaaaccaaacatttccaTTACTCTGAAAACAGAGCACTCTTCAAGCGCTTGTATCACAGCGAGTGGTGACTACTGGCACCTAGACAGATACGTTTGAAATCATAATGGAATATTTCACCAGAAATGCTGGAGAAAACACAGTGCAGGCACAGTTTTTTATTAGGTTACTAGCTGACAGTTATAATGGCTTAATAAATATACCAGGcaaacaccattaaaaaaaaaattccacatttATACACTATGAGTTTGAAGGCAATGCCAAGGAACTAAGAGGGTCTggcttgcttttctgaaaggagTGGTTTCTCTCTTAAACGTCAAAGATGTTAAAGAGTAAAAAATTACTCAGataaaaaaattcttgctgAAACCAAATGACTGTTCATTGAAGTTAACATTCTTAAAAATACCCCTTTAGTCCATTATATGTTCAATACTATACTGCAGCTATGTACATTCACAGTCTTCAGTAATGGGTGTAATTGGTAGAACTGAAGCGTACTGTCATTACCTCTGTGTCTTCCTCAATCTTAGCCCCCTCTGTCTGAAGCAGCGCTAGC
This sequence is a window from Pelecanus crispus isolate bPelCri1 chromosome 11, bPelCri1.pri, whole genome shotgun sequence. Protein-coding genes within it:
- the VPS37B gene encoding vacuolar protein sorting-associated protein 37B isoform X2; this encodes MAGDLAQNVQHSKDMTLASNRSLAEGNLLYQPKLESLKSNLTEKYRELQVLFEAYQIKKTKLDRQSSNASLETLLALLQTEGAKIEEDTENMAEKFLDGEIPLDSFIDEYQSKRKLAHLRRVKIEKLQEMVLKGQRLPQVQLQAQPRAPETTPAPQDSYTSDANTPPSVVPRRIPPPPPSSVPAGRFPTPFTAAMSSGPALSYPGAPYPPLPPRPGVQSASPMPQPGYPSQFVPQYPPALPQRPPRLPPHPGFILQ
- the VPS37B gene encoding vacuolar protein sorting-associated protein 37B isoform X1, giving the protein MALDVRRLEALSLQELSALLDDEEQLQDMAREMEEAQNVQHSKDMTLASNRSLAEGNLLYQPKLESLKSNLTEKYRELQVLFEAYQIKKTKLDRQSSNASLETLLALLQTEGAKIEEDTENMAEKFLDGEIPLDSFIDEYQSKRKLAHLRRVKIEKLQEMVLKGQRLPQVQLQAQPRAPETTPAPQDSYTSDANTPPSVVPRRIPPPPPSSVPAGRFPTPFTAAMSSGPALSYPGAPYPPLPPRPGVQSASPMPQPGYPSQFVPQYPPALPQRPPRLPPHPGFILQ